Proteins co-encoded in one Malus sylvestris chromosome 9, drMalSylv7.2, whole genome shotgun sequence genomic window:
- the LOC126582143 gene encoding ATPase 10, plasma membrane-type-like: MAEDLDKPLLDPENFNREGIDLERLPLGEVFEQLRTSPQGLSTEDAEVRLQIFGFNKLEEKTENKFLKFLSFMWNPLSWVMEAAAVMALVLANGGGEGPDWQDFVGIVILLIINSTISFIEENNAGNAASALMDRLAPKTRVLRDGRWTEQDASILVPGDIISIKLGDIIPADARLLEGDPLKVDQATLTGESLAVTKKTGDEVFSGSTCKHGEIEAVVIATGVNSFFGRAAHLVDSTEVVGHFQQVLTAIGNFCICSIAVGMILEIIVMFPVQHRSYRDGINNLLVLLIGGIPIAMPTVLSVTLAIGSHRLSQQGAITKRMTAIEEMAGMDVLCSDKTGTLTLNRLTVDRNLVEVFNKDLDKDAVIMFAARAARLENQDAIDAAIVNMLADPKEARAGITEVHFLPFNPVDKRTAITYIDMEGKWYRASKGAPEQILDLCPDKDKIAGRVHSIIDKFAERGLRSLGVAYQEVPEKTKDSPGGPWIFAGLLPLFDPPRHDSAETIRRALNLGVCVKMITGDQLAIAKETGRRLGMGTNMYPSSSLLGRHVEEHEALPVEDLIEKADGFAGVFPEHKYEIVKILQEKKHVVGMTGDGVNDAPALKKADIGIAVADATDAARSASDIVLTEPGLSVIVSAVLTSRAIFQRMKNYTIYAVSITIRIVLGFVLLALIWEYDFPPFMVLIIAILNDGTIMTISQDRVKPSPKPDSWKLKEIFATGIVIGTYLALVTVLFYWVVVETDFFESTFNVRDLSSSSEEVSSAVYLQVSIISQALIFVTRSQGWSFLERPGTMLMCAFVLAQLVATLIAVYARISFAYISGIGWGWAGIIWLYSVIFYIPLDIIKFIIRYALTGDAWNLLFERKTAFTSKKDYGKEDRAAKWILSQKSLQGLQDFEINRSGKRSSLIAEQARRRAEIARLGEIHTLKGHVESVLRLKNLDLSVMQSAHTV, translated from the exons ATGGCTGAAGATCTGGATAAACCATTGTTGGATCCTGAAAATTTCAACCGGGAGGGTATCGATTTG GAACGCTTACCATTGGGAGAAGTTTTCGAACAACTGAGGACATCACCACAAGGTCTTTCAACAGAAGATGCCGAAGTCAGATTGCAGATTTTTGGATTTAACAAGCTTGAAGAGAAAACG GAGAACAAATTTTTGAAGTTCCTTAGTTTTATGTGGAACCCCTTGTCATGGGTTATGGAAGCTGCAGCTGTAATGGCGCTTGTCCTCGCTAATGGTGGA GGTGAGGGTCCTGATTGGCAGGACTTTGTAGGGATTGTTATCCTGCTAATCATCAACTCAACGATTAGTTTCATAGAGGAGAATAATGCAGGGAATGCTGCATCAGCTCTAATGGATCGCTTAGCTCCAAAGACAAGG GTTCTTAGAGATGGGCGCTGGACAGAGCAAGATGCATCTATTTTAGTACCAGGTGACATAATTAGCATTAAGCTCGGGGACATAATTCCGGCTGATGCTCGTCTGCTTGAAGGAGATCCCCTGAAAGTTGACCAGGCAA CTCTTACAGGAGAGTCTCTAGCTGTCACCAAGAAGACAGGTGATGAAGTATTTTCTGGTTCAACGTGTAAGCATGGAGAGATTGAAGCTGTTGTGATCGCAACCGGAGTTAACTCCTTTTTCGGAAGGGCAGCACATTTGGTGGACTCCACTGAAGTTGTTGGACATTTCCAGCAG GTACTTACCGCCATTGGGAATTTCTGCATTTGCTCTATTGCTGTGGGAATGATTCTTGAAATCATTGTCATGTTCCCAGTACAGCACCGCTCTTACAGGGATGGAATCAACAACCTCCTTGTTCTCTTAATTGGAGGAATTCCGATCGCTATGCCAACGGTGTTATCTGTCACACTTGCCATTGGTTCTCATCGACTTTCTCAACAG GGTGCCATTACGAAAAGGATGACAGCAATTGAAGAGATGGCAGGAATGGATGTCCTCTGCAGTGACAAAACCGGAACTCTCACTCTGAATCGCCTCACTGTTGATAGAAACCTAGTCGAG GTTTTCAACAAAGATCTAGATAAAGACGCGGTTATCATGTTTGCAGCCAGAGCAGCTAGACTGGAGAACCAGGACGCTATTGATGCAGCCATCGTCAATATGCTTGCTGATCCGAAGGAG GCACGGGCGGGTATTACAGAAGTGCATTTTCTGCCCTTCAATCCGGTGGACAAGCGTACTGCTATTACATACATTGATATGGAAGGTAAATGGTATCGGGCTAGCAAAGGAGCTCCGGAACAG ATTCTAGATCTATGCCCGGACAAAGACAAGATTGCTGGAAGGGTGCATTCCATTATTGACAAATTCGCCGAAAGGGGATTGCGGTCTCTTGGAGTTGCTTATCAG GAAGTTCCCGAAAAAACTAAGGATAGCCCTGGAGGTCCATGGATATTTGCTGGGTTGTTGCCCTTGTTTGATCCTCCAAGGCATGACAGTGCTGAGACCATCCGTAGAGCGCTTAACCTCGGAGTCTGTGTGAAGATGATTACAG GTGATCAGTTGGCAATTGCAAAGGAAACAGGGCGGCGACTTGGTATGGGAACAAACATGTATCCCTCCTCTTCCTTATTAGGCCGCCATGTAGAAGAACATGAAGCTCTTCCggtggaagacttgattgagaAGGCTGATGGCTTTGCTGGTGTCTTCCCTG AACACAAGTATGAAATCGTAAAGATTTTACAAGAAAAGAAGCACGTCGTTGGGATGACTGGAGACGGAGTTAACGATGCACCTGCTTTAAAGAAAGCAGACATTGGTATAGCAGTGGCAGATGCCACAGATGCTGCAAGAAGTGCTTCTGATATAGTCTTAACTGAGCCTGGATTGAGTGTGATAGTCAGTGCGGTCCTCACCAGTCGCGCTATATTCCAAAGAATGAAGAATTACACG ATATATGCTGTCTCCATAACCATTAGGATTGTG CTTGGTTTCGTGCTTCTTGCATTGATCTGGGAATATGACTTCCCACCTTTCATGGTTCTGATAATAGCCATACTGAATGACG GAACCATCATGACAATTTCGCAGGATCGCGTAAAGCCCTCCCCAAAGCCTGATAGTTGGAAGCTGAAAGAGATATTTGCTACTGGCATTGTCATTGGCACATACCTTGCTTTAGTTACGGTATTATTCTACTGGGTTGTTGTTGAAACTGACTTCTTTGAG AGCACCTTCAATGTAAGAGATTTATCGAGCAGTAGTGAGGAAGTTTCATCTGCTGTATATCTGCAAGTCAGTATCATCAGCCAGGCTCTCATATTTGTGACAAGAAGCCAGGGGTGGTCATTTCTTGAGAGGCCCGGAACAATGTTGATGTGTGCTTTTGTGTTGGCTCAACTG GTGGCAACTCTGATTGCTGTATATGCAAGAATCAGCTTTGCATATATCAGCGGCATTGGATGGGGATGGGCCGGTATCATCTGGTTGTACAGTGTGATTTTCTACATTCCTTTGGACATCATTAAATTCATAATTCGCTATGCATTGACCGGAGATGCCTGGAATCTGTTATTCGAAAGAAAG ACAGCTTTTACTAGTAAGAAAGACTATGGGAAGGAAGATCGGGCGGCTAAATGGATACTTTCTCAGAAAAGCTTACAAGGGTTGCAAGACTTTGAGATCAACAGGAGCGGCAAGCGTTCTTCTTTGATTGCAGAACAGGCCAGGCGGCGCGCTGAAATTGCCAGGCTCGGGGAGATACACACTCTGAAAGGACATGTAGAATCTGTACTGAGGCTCAAGAATTTGGACCTGAGTGTCATGCAATCAGCCCATACAGTCTGA